The genomic interval CAGATGAAGGCGCGCATGGACGCCGAGGGGCTGCCCTACGGCGAGCGCACGATGACCTACAACAGCCGCCTGGCCCAGGAGCTGGGCAAGTGGGCCGACACCCAGCCGGGCGGCGAGGCCCTGCACGACGTCCTGTTCCGCGCCTACTTCGTGGAGGCCCGCGACATCTCCCGGCCCGAGGTGCTGCTGGACATCGTCCGCCAGACGGGCCTGCCGGTGGATGCCGCCCGCGAGGTGCTGGAACGGCGGACGTTCAAGGACGCCGTCGACGCGGACTGGGAGCTCTCGCGCGAGTACGGGATCACCGGGGTGCCCACGTTCGTGGCCGGCCGGTACGCCGTGGTCGGCGCCCAGCCTTACGAGGTGCTGGCGCAGCTCGTGCGGAAGGCCGCCGCCGAAGCCGAACCCGGCACCTGAGGGCTACTCCGGCACGAGGGCGGCGGCGGCCACCGCCTCGTCAAGCTCCAGGCCGAGGCCCGGCGTGTCGGGCGGAACGAGGAAGATCCCTTCGGGCGTGGTCTCCTCGCGCAGGAGCGGTCCCCGGAACAGTCGGCTCTGGAACTCCAACAGCGGATTGTCCGGCATGAAGTACTCGATCCACTTCACGTTGGGCAGCCCGGCGGCCAGATGGATGTGGACCATCTGTAGATTCCACGGGGACACCGGCACGCTCGCCTGCGTGGCCAGGGCGTGGATGCGCAGCCAGTCGGTGATGCCCCCCGTGATCGCGGCGTTGGGCTGGACGATGTCGACGGCGCCCTGCTCGATGAGCTGGCGGAACTCCGGCACGCCCACGTGCTGCTCGCCGCCGACGATGTAGGTGTGCCCAGCGCGCTGGCGGATCCGGACGTAGCCCGGGATGTCCTCGGGCGGCACCGGCTCCTCCAGCCAGTACACGTCGTAGCGCTCCCAGCGCCGGAGCTGCTGGATCGCGGTGTCGACGTCCCAGGTGCCGTTGACGTCGACCATGATCTTCACGTTCGGCCCGACCGCCTCGCGGACGTGCTTCACGCGCTCGGTCGCCTCCTGCAGCGACACGTAGGTGGCCGTGCCCCGGATCTTGAGCGCGGTGTGGCCGCGCTTGACGTACTCGACGGCCTTCTCGGCCAGCCGGTCGGGCGGCAGGTGGTGCGCGCAGTTCGCATAGGTCGCGACGCGGCTGCGCCGGTCTCCCAGCAGCGCCGACACCGGCGCGTTCATGAGCTTGCCCTTGATGTCCCAGAGGGCGAAGTCGATGGCGGCGAGGCAGGTGCGGACCAGGCCCTCGCCGCCCCGGCGCGGGATGGCCTCGTCGTGCATGCGCCGCCAGAGCCGCCCGGTGAGGAGGGGATCCTCGCCAATCACCACGGCCTTCAAGTTCCGGCGGATCAGGCTCGCCACGATGTCGCTGGTGGCGGTCGCGGCGCTGACGAACCCCGTTCCCGTCACGCCGGCGTCGGTCTGGACCTGCACGATCTGGATGCCGCCGGGATCGGTCCGGGGCGTACGCGAGGCGCTGTACCGCTTGACGGTGACGTCGGTGATCTTCATGGCTGAGGATCCTAGCCGCTCTCGGGCCGGGGCTGCAATCGAGCGCGCTCGCGGGGCAACCCGGCGGCGAGCAAGATGCCCAGGACATTGCCGACGGCGCCGATCAGGATCGCGGTGCCGTAGCTCTGGGTCAGGTCGAACAGGCGCCCGGCCGCGACCGGCAGGACGATGGCGGCGGCACACCAGGCCAGGTAGATGCGGCTGGCCACCAGGCCATAGAGCGCGCGTCTCCAGTAGACGGCCATCGCCGCCGCGGTGACGCCGGAGATCAGGCCGTACCCCAGCCCCACGAGCGTCAGGGCGAGGACCGAGACCTGCGGCCCTGGCCACAGCGTCAAGGCCACGTTGCCGGCGAGCGCGATGGCGTGGGCGCCGGCTGCCACGGCGGGAATGCTGAGCCAGTCGACCATCCAGCCGCCGCCCACGCGGGCGGCGGCGATGCTGCCGGCGATGAACGTGGTGCCGTAGACGGCCAGCCGGGTGGCGCCGCCGTAGGCGGTGATGATGCCGGCGGCCTGGCTGAGCACCATGAGCCCGGCCGACGCCGCCAGGAAGAAGACCACCCACAGGCGCCAGAACACGGCCCGGCGTTGCTCGGCCGCGTCCGCCGCGGCGCTGGCCGACGCTGCCGTCAGCGTCACTCCGGAGCGGGCGATCAGCCACGCGCCGATCATTCCGGTGACAGCCAGCACCGCGGCCAGCCCGCCCAGGGTGGCCCGCACGCCGTAGTCGCGAATGGCCCACCCGAAGAGCGGCGCGGCGATCATGGCGCCCGCCGGGTACAGCGCGACGATGTACCCGTTGACCAGGCCCTGGCGCCGCGTCACCGCCAGGTTCACCGCCTGCTGCATGAGGATGTAGGCGGCGCCACCCCCGGCGCCGAAGAGCACGCCGTAGCCGAGCGCCAGTCGGGTCAGCCCGTCGGCCGTGGCGGCGAGCGCGATGCCCAGGCTGCTGGCCGCCGCGCAGGCCGCCACCAGGACGGCGGTCGCCGCGGCGCCGTAGACGTAAGGCGCCAGGTTCATGCCGGCGCCGAAGCCGACGGTGGCCAGGCCGAAGACGAAGGCGAGCTCGGCGCGGCTCAGCCCCAGCAGCGCCTCCAGCGGCTGCAGGAACACGCTGAACGCGTAGAGCGATCCGAGGGGGGCATTGA from Candidatus Methylomirabilota bacterium carries:
- a CDS encoding DsbA family protein; protein product: QMKARMDAEGLPYGERTMTYNSRLAQELGKWADTQPGGEALHDVLFRAYFVEARDISRPEVLLDIVRQTGLPVDAAREVLERRTFKDAVDADWELSREYGITGVPTFVAGRYAVVGAQPYEVLAQLVRKAAAEAEPGT
- a CDS encoding mandelate racemase/muconate lactonizing enzyme family protein, which produces MKITDVTVKRYSASRTPRTDPGGIQIVQVQTDAGVTGTGFVSAATATSDIVASLIRRNLKAVVIGEDPLLTGRLWRRMHDEAIPRRGGEGLVRTCLAAIDFALWDIKGKLMNAPVSALLGDRRSRVATYANCAHHLPPDRLAEKAVEYVKRGHTALKIRGTATYVSLQEATERVKHVREAVGPNVKIMVDVNGTWDVDTAIQQLRRWERYDVYWLEEPVPPEDIPGYVRIRQRAGHTYIVGGEQHVGVPEFRQLIEQGAVDIVQPNAAITGGITDWLRIHALATQASVPVSPWNLQMVHIHLAAGLPNVKWIEYFMPDNPLLEFQSRLFRGPLLREETTPEGIFLVPPDTPGLGLELDEAVAAAALVPE
- a CDS encoding MFS transporter, encoding MSIGPPPSAWRALAAATALNAPLGSLYAFSVFLQPLEALLGLSRAELAFVFGLATVGFGAGMNLAPYVYGAAATAVLVAACAAASSLGIALAATADGLTRLALGYGVLFGAGGGAAYILMQQAVNLAVTRRQGLVNGYIVALYPAGAMIAAPLFGWAIRDYGVRATLGGLAAVLAVTGMIGAWLIARSGVTLTAASASAAADAAEQRRAVFWRLWVVFFLAASAGLMVLSQAAGIITAYGGATRLAVYGTTFIAGSIAAARVGGGWMVDWLSIPAVAAGAHAIALAGNVALTLWPGPQVSVLALTLVGLGYGLISGVTAAAMAVYWRRALYGLVASRIYLAWCAAAIVLPVAAGRLFDLTQSYGTAILIGAVGNVLGILLAAGLPRERARLQPRPESG